The DNA sequence GTCCACGCGACCGGTGTCCACCACGTCGCGGATCCGCTCCTGGTACTCGTCCAACGCGGTGTCCAGCCAGACCGACAGGGGGAGCACCTGGTCGCGCACCAGCCCGCACCGCACCATCTCCAACGTCGAGAACGTGCGCGCGACGTGCCCGTTGGCCGTGGGGAACGGTTGCAGCACTTCGAGTTGGTAGTGCGCGAGCGCGACCTTGGCGACCCTGGGCTGCTCGTCCTCCTCGCGCACCCACGTCGACCACTGCTCCAGCAACGCCACCAGGTGCGCGCCGGTCGCGGTCAGCAGGTAGGCCCGCCCGTCGCTGACGCCCAAGCGGCCGGGCGCGTCCCGCAGCACGTCGGGCAGGCGGCGGCCGGGCGCACCGCCGGTCATGATCGCGGCGACCTCGCCGACCAGCTCGGCGTCGACCGGCGCACCGGCGCGGACCCGGGCCAGACCGTGGTCGCAGGCCCGCAGGAACGGGGCCACGAGCTGCGACGGCGCGGCGCTGCCGGTCGGCGGCGGGCCGCCCTGGGACGCCAGCAGGTCCGCCGCGAACGTCTCGCGCAGCCCCACGGCGACCCCGGACAGCCCGGCTGAGGCGTTCGCGTCACGGA is a window from the Saccharothrix saharensis genome containing:
- a CDS encoding Fic family protein gives rise to the protein MNFRPLPDGQWSPVPELPGIPEPLRREGAYLPPPLPSDLALPPSTYRRCAEAEHALGRLDEAAERLGVRPAIVRSTQVRDANASAGLSGVAVGLRETFAADLLASQGGPPPTGSAAPSQLVAPFLRACDHGLARVRAGAPVDAELVGEVAAIMTGGAPGRRLPDVLRDAPGRLGVSDGRAYLLTATGAHLVALLEQWSTWVREEDEQPRVAKVALAHYQLEVLQPFPTANGHVARTFSTLEMVRCGLVRDQVLPLSVWLDTALDEYQERIRDVVDTGRVDRWVDFFATAVRDQALAQLRLIGHLEALAAEYTARLPRTGKLPLVAAELIGFPVVDHRSLRTRYGITAKAATDLTARLVELGILVPREHLGYRRVFLCRDVLRLLADHPDTTA